gggggggggagggggggcaaaTCATACTAGACTTTAATTATCGTTATTAATACTAATTTCAGGAAAGATGGACAAGCTAGGATGAACTCGGTACGtgtctaagttgaggaggagggagcTGAATTAGTGGGTCGCAAGCGTGCACGCATGCACACCAACCATACAAACAAAAGCAAAGCAAAGCAGGTCTAATTAAGGCATGTTGGCGGGGCTAAATTTTGCTTGCTTGAAACAAAGAAAGAAAGAGCCTATCGTGCTCCGATCGTCGTCGATCCATCCAAGAAACAAACCAAGACACGCAGGGCCGGCGAGGAAGGAAAGGAAGGAAGTGATGGCATCGTTCGGCGAGGCGCCGGCGGGCAACGCGGCGAGCGGCGAGAAGATCTTCAAGACCAAGTGCGCGCAGTGCCACACGGTGGAGCGCGGCGGCGCCCACAAGCAGGGGCCCAACCTCAGCGGCCTCTTCGGCCGCCAGTCCGGCACCACCGCCGGCTACGCCTACTCCACCGCCAACAAGAGCATGGCCGTCGTCTGGGAGGAGAACACCCTCTACGACTAcctcctcaacccaaagaaggttctcattcttcttcttcttcatcgatcATTTCTTACAATTGCTAACAACATGGATGGATGGCATTGGCATTGGCATGGCAGTACATCcctgggaccaagatggtgttcccGGGCCTCAAGAAGCCGCAGGAGCGCGCCGACCTCATCGCATACCTCAAGAAATCCACCGCTTAATAATTATCACCTTCATTCTCCTAATTCCATCATCTCAAGTACAGTACCGCAAGCAAACAAGAAGAAACTAGCTGTCTGCTGCATGCAGTATATATGTTTATGTACAATATATCGATTGATTCATCCATGTGTACGTGTCCATGTAATTAAAAAGTTGATCCATTTTATCTACAAAACcgtgcattttttttatttttttcccctcACATTTATCAGAGGATTGGGTTTAAATATCCCTTTAATATGTAATGCATTAAAAATTGAATCAATAATAATAATACAACTTCCATTACAAACAAGGCTTAAAgttagggggtgtttggttccagggacttttttgtgttgggactaaaaaaagtccctagcaaaccaaacgGGGTGGGACTTTTTTTGGGACTTTTTactaaaagtccttagaagcacctccttgagagactttttcaaaaagtcccagggactagaaaaagtcctaggactagagaaccaaacgcCACCTTAGTATAGCGCGTGCACTGTTATTTTCAAAAGGTCACACATTATATTACAACTCTTAACTTAGAGCACCTCCAACACGCGCGCCAAAAGACGCGTACAGTAAAATCGTTTTTTAGCGCGCGCGGCCCGGTTTCGTGCGCTCCAGTGATGGCAGCAAACTAGCGCGCGTGGTAGAAAGCGGCAGCTGGCGCGGTAGATTTGGCGCGCCACTTCGCACGCGCCTATAAAATCCGGCACTCGCCACACGCTCAACCACACTGTCACGCGCCCTTCCCCTCGCCACCTCGCCGCTTTTAGTCTTTCTCGCCGCTTTCCGCGCCACCATGCCGTCGCGCCGCCGGAGTTCTTCGGGCTACCGCAGCGTCCGCGAGTGCCCCAACGGCTGGTACTCCGCCAAGATCCGGTCCGGCGACGTCTGGCTCGGCCTCGGCTCGTTCCGGACCGCGCACGAggcggcccgcgcgtacgacgcgacgACGTGGCGCTTGGAGAGGCCCCCGTCGCTGATGAACTTCCGGGACGTCTTCACGCGCGAGAAGGCGCAGCGCGTCGCCCCTCCGCCTCGTCTCATCATGGACCAGGACCGTGCGGAGCACGTTCGGCTGCAGCATCGCCTCCTcgtcgccaggaggacgagcgagacatggcggagtggcgccggcgccacccggaggacgtcgctgCCAAGAACGCCTCCACCGTAGTTTTTCTCAGTTGCACCGTAGTTTTTTCTATCTAGTTGCACCGTGGTTCTATCTATCTTTGCTTCAGAATTATGTAAAATATCTTTATATCCTTTTTTATCTATGCTATGAACTATGTATCGTTTTTTATCTATGCAAAGTTATTAAAAAAAATGTTTGTGCAagagcgcgcgctgcattttagcgcgcctGCCGGAGctacgcgcgcgctgcattttagcgcggccgcGCCAAACCTGACGAAGGGCGCGCCGTAAACCAGAATTTAGCGTGCCGCGCGCTTGGCgccggttggagatgctcttaatgaATGTTATTATTAACAGTGGAGTATTTGGCAACTGCATTATCCGACTAGCTAGTTATCATAATTAAGTTGTCAATAAAATATTACATGACTAAAATGTTATAAGAATAAGTTACAAATTTAAATTAGTATAAATATATCTATAGATAATCACTTCCATGACAAGGTAGCCGGACCAGAATAAGGCGTGAATCACTAACTAGCTTGTTAGCTCAAATTAGAGTGGCAGTTGCAGCCTTGTAGAAGCTTGAGGTTGTGAGCCGCAGATGAGCCGGCG
The Triticum dicoccoides isolate Atlit2015 ecotype Zavitan unplaced genomic scaffold, WEW_v2.0 scaffold90557, whole genome shotgun sequence genome window above contains:
- the LOC119348375 gene encoding cytochrome c-like codes for the protein MLAGLNFACLKQRKKEPIVLRSSSIHPRNKPRHAGPARKERKEVMASFGEAPAGNAASGEKIFKTKCAQCHTVERGGAHKQGPNLSGLFGRQSGTTAGYAYSTANKSMAVVWEENTLYDYLLNPKKYIPGTKMVFPGLKKPQERADLIAYLKKSTA